Genomic DNA from Streptomyces sp. AM 2-1-1:
TGGAGCACGGCCGCATCGTGGAGGACGGCTCCCCGGCCGAACTCATCGGCGGGGAGGGCAGGTTCGCAGGGCTGCACCGGGCGTGGCGGGAGAGTCTGGCCTGAGCGGGGCGGGCCCGTGGCCTTCGCCCGCCCCGGCGCCCACGCCCGTACGACGCGGCCCCCGTGCTGGCGTAGAGTCCTTTTGTGCTAGGTGAATACGCGATCACGGGTGGCCGCGCGGCCGACATCGCGGCCAGCGTCGAACGGGGCGTCTCGTCCGGTGAACTGCTTCCGGGCGTCGCGCTGCCGCCCATGCGGGAGCTGGCGGCCGAGCTGGGAGTGAACCCCAACACGGTGGCCGCCGCGTACCGGATCCTGCGCGAGCGCGGCCTGATCGAGACCGACGGCCGCCGCGGCAGCCACGTGCGGGCCAAGCCCGCCACCCTCGCCCGCGAGGCCATCCGTACCGAACTGCCGCCCGGCGTACGGGACATCGCCACCGGGAACCCGGATCCGGCGCTGCTGCCGTCGCTGACCGAGGCCCTCGCCGCCGCCGCCCGCCGGTACGCGGGCCGCCAGGGCCGGTACGGCGACGAACCGGTGGTCCCGGAGCTGGAGGACGCCGCCCGGGCCGCCTTCGGGGCGGACGGCCTGCCCGACGGCCCCGTCGCGCTGGCGTCGGGCGCGCTCGACGCCATCGAACGTCTCCTCTCCGCGCACCTGCGGCCCGGCGACGCCGTGGCCGTCGAGGACCCGGGGTGGGCGGGCCTGCTCGACCTGATCCCCGCGATGCGTCTGAAGGTGCTGCCCGTCGCGCTCGACGACGACGGGCCGCTCCCCGAGAGCGTGGCCGCGGCCCTCGGCAGGGGGGCCCGCGCGCTGATCGTGACCGACCGGGCCCAGAACCCCACCGGCGCCGTCCTGACGGCGGAGCGTGCCACCGCCCTGCGGGAGCTGCTCGCCCACCATCCGGACGTCCTGGTGATCGACGACGACCACGGGCACGCCATCGTGCACCAGCCGCTGCACACCCTCGCGGGGGCCACCCGCAGCTGGGCGTCGGTCCGGTCCGTGGCGAAGGCGTACGGCCCCGATCTGCGTCTGGCGCTCTTCACCGCCGACCGGGTGACCGCGGACCGGGTGCAGGGGCGGTTCCAGCTCGGACCGGGGTGGGTGAGCAAGCTCCTGCAGTACGCGGTGGTGGACCTGTGGGAGCGCGGCACGCACGACACCGCCGCCGTCGCGCGTTCGTACGGCACGCGCCGGGACGCCCTGATCGCCGCCCTGGGCGAGCGCGGGGTCGCGGCGCGGGGGCGCAGCGGCCTCAACGTGTGGGTGCCGGTGGCCGACGAGACCGGCGCGGTGGCGCGGCTCCAGGCGGCGGGATGGGCGGTCGCGCCCGGTGCCCGGTTCCGGGTGGCCTCGTCGCCCGCGGTGCGCCTGACCGTCTCGCAGGTGGACGTCTCCGAGATGGAGCGGCTCGCCGACGCGGTCGCGGACGCGGTCCGGCCGGGCCCGGGGACCCGGTACGCCTGACCGGCTCCCCGTGCGTACGGCCCGGGGCGCGGTTTCCCGGAACGCGGTCCGACGGACCGCGTTCCGGGAAACCGCGCGGGGCGAAGAAGGGCCGTCCCTCAGACCGGGGCGGCGGCGTTCGTCTCCCGGCCCGCTTTCACGCCGGCCCGGTGGCGGGTGGCGAACGAGGCGACGTAGAGGATCGCGGCGAAGCCCGCGCTCAGCGCGACGAGCCACAGCCAGAACTGCCGTTCCGGGGCGCCCTCGTCCGTGGACAGCAGGGCGGCCAGCCCGTTGGCACAGGCTCCGCCGACGGCCATGGCGGTGCCGATGAAGCCGAACGCCATTCCGCGCCGGTGCGCGGGGACGGTGTTGGCCATCTCGCTGTCGATCCGGGGATCGATCAGCACCTCCGCGGCGGAGAAGAGCAGGACCGACGCCACGAGGCCTCCCACCGATCCCGTCGAGGCGGCGGCGAAGCTGGTCGTCATGAACAGCAGGGCACCGCAGATGACCAGCGCCGAGCTGCTGATCCTGCTGGTGTACTGGTTCAGCGGCACCTGGAGCAGCACCACCGCGATCGCGTTGACGGTGAAGAGGACACCGACCAGCGACGAGCTCTGCACACTTCCGGTGAAGACCGGCAGCGCGTACTCGAGCTGGATGTAGCAGAACCCGAAGGCGAAGGCGCAGGCGAGCACCCAGGCGAGTTTCCGGCGGTCCGTCGAAGCCGCCGCGCCCCCCGCCCCGGCCGGGGTGTCCGCGTTCTCTCCGGCCGGTTCCTCGGCGCCCGCCAGGGAGCGCAGGCGCAGCAGCAGGAGGGCGAGCGCCACGTAGATGGCGCTGGTGACGACGAAGCCCACCCGGGGGTCGGCGAAGAGCAGCAGGAGGCTGCCGACCAGGGGGCCGACGGCGCACCCCACGTTGTTGGCGGTGCTCCGCAGGGCGAAGACCGTCCTGAGCTGCTCCCCCGTGCCCAGCAGGCGCACCAGCGCCGCCTTGGACGCCGGCACGTAGATCGCCCCGCCGAGTCCCAGGAGCGCGCACGCGGCGACCACCTGGACGGATCCGGAGGCGGCCAGCAGCAGGAGGTACGACACCGCCCTGACCAGGAGCCCGCCGCACATGGCGGCGACGGGGCCCGTGCGGTCGGCGATCCAGCCGCCCAGCATGGACAGGCCCTGCTGCGACCAGAACTTGACCGTGATGGCCATCGCGACCACGACGGGGCTGAGGTGCTGTTCGCGCGTGAGGTAGACGGCGAGGAACGGGATCACGATGTTGCTGCCGAACGCGACGGCGAAGTTGCCGATCAGCAGCATGAGGCAGCCGGGCGTCCGCCGGGCCAGGCGCAACGTCTCGATCACGGCGCGAGGTCCGGCTCGCCGGTGGGCCGGATGACGGTGGAGCGCTCGAACCACGCCTGGGCGTCGAGGAGGGCGGCCTCGACCTCCTTGCGCGAGTCGCCGGTGGCGAGCACGGCACCGATCTTCTCCACGCTCAGCTTCGCGAGGGCGAGTTCGGTGCCCGGCTCGGCGTACCTGCGGTACTGGGTGATGCCGGGGACCGGGCACTCCTCGGGGATCTCCACGAGGGTGCCGGGACGCGGCGGGAACAGCGAGAGGCCGGCTATGCGCAGGGGCGCCGCCGGGACGTCGAGCGGCTGGTGCCCACTGAGGAAGCGGACCATGACCTCGGGCAGGAAGACGCCGAAGCCGAGCTTGAGCACGTCCTCTATCATCCCGCCGCCCATCCGGCTGGCGACCTCGTTGAACACCATGCGCCCGTCCCCGGTCAGGAAGATCTCGGCGTGGAAGATGGAGGTGTCCGGAGTCGGCAGCGCGGCCAGCGCACGGCGCGTGAGCTCCTGGGCGGGGGCGAGCAGCTCGTCCTCCGGGTCCATGAGGCAACTGTGCAGCGCGTGCCCCTCCTTGATGTCCAGGCAGGTGCTGTCACCCTGGGTCGAGGCCCAGAGGAGTCTGATCTCGCCACCGAGGACTATGCCGTCGACGTGCAGGAGTTCGTGCTCGATGTACTGCTCGGCGATGAGCTGGGCGCCGTCGTCGGTGCCGAGGTCGCGGTGGGAGGCGAGCAGCGGGTCGATGTCCTGCTCGCCGCGCAGGACGTGCACGTCCATGGAGCCGCCGCCCCGCCGGGGCTTGACGACGATCGGGTACCCGTTGCTCTCGACGAAGCCGACCAGATCGGCGAGGTTCGACACGGGCGCGTACCGCGCGAGCGGGACGCCGGCCCCGGAGAGGATGCGCTTCATCTCGAGCTTGTCGCGGAAGGCGGTCGCGCAGGCGACGTCCTGCCCCGGTGCGCCGAACAGCTCCCGCAGGCGCGCGGCGCGCAGGATGTCGAACTCCGAGAGCGCGAGCACGCGGTCGAAGGCCGACCGCCGGTGCATCGCGAGGGCCAGGCTCTCCACCAGCGGGTTGAAGTGGAAGTCGTCGATGAACTCCACGTGGACGTACCCGGCGAGCTGAGCGGTGCGTTCCCGCGGGTCGGTCGAGACGGCCGCGGTGTCGGTCAGCAGGACGGCCTCGTCCTCGGTGCCGATCCAGTCGGGGAAGCGGAGTCCGGTGGTGAGCGGAGTCCGGTTGAGTACCAGGTACCTCATCGGGCCTCCTCCGTCGCCTCGCGGAACGGCGAACCGGTGACGCGTTCGCCCCGGGTCGGGTCCGGTCGGCCGGCATTCCTCGTGTGCGGGATCGGAGTTCTCACAGGTTCGCTTCTCTCGAATGGGATCGGGCTCGTCGGGGGTGTCCCGTCCGGTCCTTCACGCGGTCGCGTTCCCGACCGGTGGGAGGGATGAGCGCGCGTCAGGGGTACGCCGTGTGCCGGCGTCCCCGCGTCCCCACCGGGCCGGAGCCGGCCCGGTGGGACGGCGGACCGCCCCGGCCCGCGGGGCGGCGCCACGGTCGACGGCGTTGTCGGTGACAGCTCGCCATTTAACCCGATCGGCCGCCGGCGCGCGCCGAGGCCCCGTCACAGCAACGTGCGGATGTGGCCGACCCGTCGGCCACCGCCCTGGATCTCCGGGCGGATCAGCTTCGCCACGGCCTCCTGGGCCGAGGGCGGCACCGTCAGGTGGCCGAGCGTGGTGAACGCGGCCAGCGCGACCGGCATGGACGCGCGGTTGGCGCCGTCGTCGACCTTCACCGCGACGGCTCCGGCTCCCGGCGCGGCCAGCAGGTGCAGTCCCTCCGCCCCGAACTTGGCCAGCAGGCCGGGGACGGCCTCCATCGCCAGCACGTCCGTGCGGCCGGTGCCCTCGACGAGGCGGGGGTGGGCCCGCATGGCGTCGGCCACCGCACGCTCGTCGGTTCCCTCGGGTGCTTCCACGAGGCGCGTCATCGCGCGTGCCAGGCCGGTCAGGCCGACCGCGAAGATCGGCACCCCGCATCCGTCGACACCGGTCGCCACGATGGTCTCGCCGGTCAACTCCTCGATCACCGAGGCGGCGTGCCGCTGCAGCGGGTGGCCGGGTTCCAGGTAGGTCCCGGTGTCCCAGCCGTTGACGGCGCACGTCGCGACCATCGCCGCGTGCTTGCCCGAGCAGGTCATGTAGACCCGTCGGGCCTCGCCGCCGGCCGCGACGATCGCACGGGAGGCGGCCGGGTCCATGGGGAGGTCCGGCGGGCACCGCAGCGCGTCGCCGTCGAGCCCGGCGTCCGCGAGGATCTTCTCCACCCGCTCCACGTGCATCGGCTCGCCGCAGTGGCTGGCCGAAGCGACGGCCAACTCGGCTTCGTCGCAGGGCTTCCAGCCGGCACGCAGCATCGCGACGGCGAGCACCGGCTTGATGGCCGAGCGGGGGAAGACGGGGGAGACCGCGTCGCCGACACCGGCGATCAGAGTGCCCGACGAGTCGGTCACCGCGACGGAGCCCCGGTGGAAGCTCTCGGTGAAACCGGAGCGGACCGTCTCCGCGATCGGGACTCCGCCGCGGTACACGGCGTCGGTGGGTGCGGAACTCATGACGAGCACTCCTCGGGGTGATGGGTGGTGGGCCGGAACGCGGGTGAGCGCGGGGTCCGGCCGGGGCTTTCGGCCGGTGCCGCGGGCGCCGGGCGGCGGTACCCCTGACGCGGCCCGGTGACGGCCCCCAGGTGGAGGCCGTTCTCCCGGCGCTCCAGGGGGAGGTCGAGCGAGGTGACGCAGGTGCCGGCGTGTGCGCAGCGCCCGCCGGACCGGTTGACGTGCACGCCTTGCAGGCCCGCGTTGCCGGCGCCCACGATGTCGGCTTCGTACTCGTCACCGATGTGCACGACGGCGTCCGCCCCGCCCAGCGCCGCGAGTCCGTCGGCGAACGCCTCCTTCGCGGGCTTGCGGTGCACGCCGTCTCCGCAGTACGTGACGTGGGTGAGGTGGGTCTCCAGACCGAGTCGCCGGACGATGTCCTCGCGCAGCACGGCGAACGAGTTGGAGACGGCGACGCAGGTGATGCCGTGCGCCCGCACGGAGGCGAGGAACCGGACGGCGTCGGGGAAGAGGCGCACGTGGGTGAGGACGGCGTCGCGGCGTCGGTCGACGAGGTCGCGCAGTTCGGACGCGGAAGGGCTCCGGCCGTGGCACGCGGCGTGGAACCGGCCGATCCGCTCGTCGTCGTACTCCGCCGCGGGCAGGGCGCCCCGGTTCATCTCGCGGTCCGCCCGGGCGGAGGCCTCGTACCACCGCGGCAGGTCCGAAGGGCGCCCGCCGATCGCTTCGAGCGCCCGCACCGAGCTCACGGAGTAGTCGATGAGGGTCTCGTCCAGATCGAAGGAGATCGCGTCACACCGCATGCGTCATCACACCCACCACACCCACCACAGCTGACAGATTTCTCACCCACGGGGCGGCGGCGCACCGGCGCCCCCGGGGTGCGGCCGCGCCCACCGCTGCCGCATCCCGGACGCCGTGCACACCGCCGCCGACGCCGGCGCTCCCCCGTCGGCCCGGGAGAGCGCCGGCGCGGATCAGCGGACCTGGAAGCGGAGCACCTCGTTGACCTGACGCTGCTTCTCCAGGATGTCGTCGCGGGACGCGCCGGTGAAGATCACGTGGCCGTGGGCCTGCCAGACCCGCGGCGGGACGTCGATCGCGTCACCGATCTGGCTGTAGATCATGACCTCGGAGACCGTCTCGTCGGCCTCCAGGGTGTCGATGCCCTCGACGGCCGCGAGCTCGCCGGGCTGCTCGCCGAAGTGCAGCGAGAAGCCGACGTGGCGGGCGTTCTCGCTGTTCACGAAGACGTCGACGGTCTGGCCGAGCGACACCTTGGTGAGGACCTCGACCATGTCGATGCCGGTCGAGAGCAGCACGCTCTGGTAGACCGGGCCGCCGCCGAGGCGCGCGCCGGTCTCCAGGATGTAGGGCTCACCGGCCGGGGAGACGCGGTACTCGGTGTGGGTCGCGCCCTGGGTGATGCCGAGGCCCTGGTGCGCCAGCGCCGTGTACTTCTTGACCTTCTCCAGCGTCTCGCCCGTCAGCACGGTCGGGGTCGCGTAGAAGGTCTCCTCGAAGAAGGGACCGTCCATCGGGGTCGGCTTGTCGTGCACGGCGACGACGACCGTCTCGCCGTTCTGCACGTAGCTCTCGACGCTGATCTCGTTGCCGACGAGGAACTCCTCCAGGAGGATCCCTTCCGAGTAACGGGACTTGAGGAAGAACAGCGGGTCGTAGTCGAAGCCCGCCCACGCGCCCTTCCGGATCTCCTCGAAGTGCTCGGCGAGCTCCTCGGGGGTGTCGACCCTGCGGACGAACATGCTGCCGCCGCCGATGATCGGCTTCATGACGAGCGGGTACTCGATCGTCTCGGCGGCCTTCTGCGCCTCCTCGACCGAGGTGGCGAGCGCGAACCGCGGCTGCGAGACGCCGACCGAGCTGAACGCCTCGCGCATGCTCAGCTTGTCGCGGCTCTTGGTGGCGGTCTCGGAGGAGATGTACGGGAGGCCGAGCGCCTCGGCGACCGCGGCGGCGGCGGGCACGCTGTGCTCGACGAACGCGATGACGCCGGAGATGGGCTCGGACTCCTCCTTCGCGATCTCCAGGCACCGGGCGACGGTGGCTTCGAGGTTGCCGGTGGGCGCGGAGTAGACCGCGTCGACGTACTCCAGCTCCCAACTGGGCTCCTCCACCACGACGATCGCCCGGTGGCCCAGCGCGTGGGCGGTCTCCGCGGCCTTGGCGAGGTGCTTGCGACGGCTCGCGTTACGGGTGTGCAGGATCATCAGGGTCATGTTCAGTGTGCCTTTCGAATTGCCATTGCCATGTCCGGCGAGACTTCGTCGACCGACGTGTCGAGCACGAGGACGGCCGGGCCCTGCCGGGAGAAGAAGGACGCGATCTCTGCCCCGTCGCGTTCCGGGTCGTCGCACGTCATCACCGGCAGACCAATCGCCGCACAGATGACCGACCAGTCGATCCGGTGGAAGTCGCGGCTGACGGCCTCGGCCCGGTGGTGGTGGATCGCGTGCTGGTCGATCAGATTGAGCCGTCCGTTGTCGAGGACGGTGATCTTCACGGGGAGACCGAGGCGCGCGATGGTCTCCAGCTCGCCGATGGACATGGTGAGTCCGCCGTCGCCGACCAGGGTCCACACCGTGGCGTCGGGCCGGGCGAGGGCCGCGCCGACGGACGCGGGGACCGCGTAGCCGAGGCTGCCGGTGCCCCGCGGGGTGATGAGGCGCTGCGGCGGCGCGAGGCGCAGCAGCGCGCCGAACCAGCCACTGGCGACGCTGGCCTCGCCTACGCAGACGTCCCGCTCCGACAGCTGCGCGTTGACCGTCGCCACCAGCGAGGCGGTGCCGGTCTTCGACCAGTCGCCGGCGGTGGTGGTCGACGGGCGGGGGCCGGTGTACGACCACTCCCCCAGCTCGTCCGAGAGTGCCCCCAGGCCGTCGGCGATCTCCTCGCGCAGCAGGCTGCCGCGCGCCGGGTCGGTGTCCTCGATGTCCGGGTCGTGGTCGATCCGGACGAGGAACTGACCGGGAGAGGGCCAGGCGTACTGGTGGGTCGACTTGTCGCCCATCTTGGAGCCCGCGTAGAGCACGACCTCGCAGCCGCTGATGTACTCGTTCGCCGGGGTGTCGCCCTTGGAGCCGACCACACGGGGGAGGTCGGTGCCGACCTCGGAGAGGACGCCCTTGCCGTTGAGGGTGGTGAACACCGGGATGCCGAAGCGGCCGGTGAACTTCTCCAGGGCGTCGGCGGCGCCTGCCGCGTGGCAGCCGCCACCGGCGATCAGCGCGACGCCGGCGCCCCGCCTGACCGCCTCGGCGGCCCGCGCGACCGCGCCGTCGGCCGTGGCCGCCGGGCTGGTCCCCGTCACGGCCGCCGCGGTGGACACCGCGTTCAGCAGCGCCGGGTCCGCCTCGGCCTCCAGGACGTCGGGGGCGATCTCCACGACGACCGGACCGCGCCGGGGCCCTTCCGCGAGGGCGAGGGCCGCGTCGACGACGCCCAGGGCGCCCCGCTGCTCGCGGACCACGTGGACGTGCTTGGCGACGCTGTCGAAGAGCCGGGTGTGCTCGATCTGCCCCGTCGCCCACGGCCGGGGGGTGCTCTTGCTCGGCCCCGAGGTGATCAGCACCAGCGGCGTACCGCTGTTGTACGCCTCCAGGAGGGCCGGGGTGACGTAGGGGGACCCGATGCCGCCCGGGGCGTCGCAGACCGCGACGCCGCCGCTGATCCGGGCGTACGCCTCGGCCGCGTACGCCGCTCCGCGGGGGCACCTGCCGACGACGTGGGTGATCTCCTCGCTCCGCTGGAGGGCGGCGTACAGCGACAGCGAGGTCTCGCCGGGGTATCCGAACACGTGGGAGACGCCGCGGTCGGCCAGTCTGCGGGCGATCTCGTCCGCGACCGTCGTCACGAGGCGACGCTCAGGATGTTGGTCGGCGTGGGCAGCATGGGCCGCTCCGTGCCGGTGAGATTGATCAGCAGGTCGCTGTCCTCGCCGAGGGTGCCCTCCTGGGCCATCCGCATCGCGCCGGCGAGGCAGGCGGCGGCCGCGTAGCAGGCGTCGAAGCCGAGCGACTTCAGCAGCCCCTTGGCCAGGTGCATGTCGTGCGTGTGCGCGGCCACGATGGCGCCGCCCGTGTTCTGCGCCATCGCGCGCAGGTACGGGTAGGTGTTGGTCGGGTCGCCCCGCTGGATGGCGTGGGCCAGCCCCTGCGGGTTGTCGACGATGTCCTCCTGAGCGATCCTGGCGCGGCCCGCGTTCCAGGCGCTGACCATGGGGGCGCAGGTGTCCTCCTGCACGCCGACGAAGGCCGGCACGCTCTCCAACAGGCCGACGCGGTTCATCTCGACCGCGCCCTTGTAGCCGCCGAGCAGGCCCATGCCGCTGCTGATGGCCTGGAAGACGTGCGTCGGGGCGGACGGCATCTGCTGGTAGGCCTCGATGTAGGACATCTTGAGGCCGTCGCGGCGGGCGTAGTTGAAGAAGCCGCCCTCCCAGAAGTAGCCGTTGTCCTCGGCGAACTTCTGCGCGATGTCGCCCGCGCCGACGAAGGAGCCGGCGACGGCGTGCGTGGCGATGTGGGGGTGGTCCGCGTAGTTCAGGCGGTACGCGAACTGCTCGCCCACGAAGATGTGCAGCTTGAAGCCGCGGACGAGGCTCATGGAGTTCGCGTAGGCCATCGAGCTGTTGCCCGTGGAGGCCATCACGAACTCGCTGACGCCCAGGCCCTTGAAGCGGCTCAGGGAGGCCGAGGCGATGCGGTCCTTGGTCGAGCGCGTGGGGTTGCGCGTCTCGTCCTTGACGTACAGGGAGCGGACACCGAGGAGACGGGCGAGCGCGGGCACGTTGGTGCAGGGGGTGTTGCCCTCCCCCAGCCAGGTGATGTGGTCCTCGTCGGCGATGGGCAGGACGTCCTTGTAGCGCCGCAGCGGGTTGGGGTTCGAGTCCATCGCCCCGAAGCTCACCCGGTCGAGCGGGTACAGGACGTCGATCGCGCCCCTGCAGGACGGACAGCGGTGGGTCCGGTCGTCCGTCTCCTTCTCGCACTCGAGACAGAGGAAGACGGGCCGGCCCGATGGTGTGTGGTTCGCGTAGAGCTTCTGGTAGTCGAACATCAAATCCCCCCGGATCGCTTGGATTCTCGCGGGCAGGTGATGACGGCCGTCCCGGCCTTCAGCCCGATCACGTGACCGTTTCGCAGGTCCGTGCTCTCGACGAGAATGTTGTAGTGGTTCGGCATGTGCGTTTCGTCGAAGCCGCTGATGGTGCCGAGCGTGCGCCCGTCGCTGACCAGGGTGTCGCCGACCGCGAGGACGCCCGAGGTCTCGAAGGTGGCGAAGCCGTAGTACTCGACGTGGTCGACGGGGTAACGGGGTTCGGGGCCCACGTTGATGAACTCGTGCACCTCACCCGCGCGTATGCACCGCGTCTGCCACGCCGAGGGCTCTATGGCGCGGTCGCGGCGGGTGTGGTCCATGACCGCGGCCCAACGCAGCCGGAACGGTTCTCTGCTGGTAAACATCATTCCCTGCTTCTCGGACGGTCCTGCGGGAGAGTTCCGTGAGCGAGCGCCGTCAGCGCTGATCGGCCGCACGGGGGGAGTCCCACGCCGAGGGGCCCTGGTGGAAGCGCGGACCGAAGCGGCTCGATCCCCGCAGCCGCCGGTACAGCGAGATCGGGACGAAGACCGCGACGAAGACCGCGGATGCTGCAAAACGCATGGGGACCATTCCTTGTCAGTCGAGCGGGATCTCGTCGCGCCAGTCGACGGATTCGGCGAACGGCGGCTGGTCGTCCTTGTTCAGCACGTGGCTGCCGAGGACGAGTACGTCCATCCCGGTGCGCATGAAGCACCGGTAGGCGTCCTCGGGGGTGTGCACGATCGGCTCGCCCCGCACGTTGAACGACGTGTTCACCAGGACCGGACAACCGGTCGCCGCCTTGAAGGCGCTGAGGAGCCGGGCGTACGGGGCGTTGTCGCGCTCGGTGACGGTCTGCACCCGGGCCGAGAGGTCCACGTGCGTGATGGCCGGCAGCTCCGAACGGGTCTCGTTGATGCTGCCCAGGCCGCGGCTCGGTCCGCCCGGCCGCAGCGAGGCCTCGGTCTTGATCCGGTCCGCGACCTCGGCGACGACCAGCATGTACGGGCTGTCGCCGACCAGGTCGAAGTAGTCCTTGGCGTCCTCGGCCAGTACGGCCGGCGCGAACGGCCGGAACGACTCCCGGAACTTGATCTTGAGGTTCATCCGCTTCTGCATGGCCTGGTCGCGCGGGTCGCCGATGATCGACCGGGCGCCCAGGGCCCGGGGCCCGAACTCCATGCGCCCCTGGAACCAGCCCACCACCGCGCCCTCGGCGAGCCGGCCGGCCACCTCGTCGTACAGCTCCTCCTGCGGGAACGTGGTGAAGGCGTAGCCGTTGTCCCGCAGGAACTTCTCGGTCTCCTCGTCGGAGAAGCCCGGTCCGAGCAGCGCGCCGGACATGCCGTCGCCGCCGGTGGCCAGGTGCGGTCGGCCGTGGGCCGGGACCGAGTGGTCGAGTGCGGCGCCCAGCGCGCACCCCGCGTCGCCCGCCGCCGGCTGGATCCACAGGTCGTCGACGATGCCGGAACGGCTGAGGACGCCGTTGGCGACGCAGTTCAGGGCGACACCGCCGGCCATCACGAGCGCTCGCTCGCCGGTCCGCTCGACCGCCGCCCGCGCCAGGCCCAGCACGATCTCCTCGGTGACCACCTGCACGGAGGCCGCCAAGTCGCAGTGGCGCTGCTCCAGTTCGCTCTCCGCGTCCCGGATCGGCGCGCCGAACAGCTCCTCGAAGGCGCGCCCCACCATGCGGCTGCCCTGGTGGAACTCGAAGTACTTCATGTTCAGCGTGAACGAGCCGTCCGGCCGGACGTTGACCAGCTCCCGGCGGATGATGTCGGCGAACCGCGGTTCGCCGTAGGGCGCCAGGCCCATCAGCTTGTACTCGCCGGAGTCGACCTTGAAGCCGCAGTAGTAGGTGAACGCCGAGTAGAGCATCCCCACCGAGTGCGGGTAGGAGACCGAGTCGACCAGCTCCAGCGAGTTGCCGCGACCGTGCCAGATGGTCGTGGTCTGCCACTCACCGACCCCGTCGATCGTGAGCACCGCCGCGTTCTCGTACGGCGAGGGGAAGAACGCCGAGGCGGCGTGCGAGCGGTGGTGCTGCGAGGCGATCGCCGGTACGGCCGTGCCGCGCCCCAGCGCCACGAGTTCGGCGTCCACCCGCTTCAGGACGTCGCGCTTCCAGCTGAGCCACTGGGGCAGGACCGCCGAGAACGGCCGCAGGCCGCGCGGGCCGGCGCTGGCGAACGAGGAGAGCACCCGCCCGTACTTCAGGCTCGGGTCCTCGTAGTAGACGACGGTGTCGAGCTCGGCCAGGGTGATCCCGGCGTGGTCCAGGCAGTACGCGATGGCGTCCGCCGGGAAGGCGGCATCGTGCCGGACCCTGCTGAAGCGCTCCTGTTGCGCGGCGGCCACCACGACGCCGTCGCGGACCAACGCGGCCGCGCTGTCGTGGTAATAAGCCGAAATTCCCAGCGTGTACATGGACATCAGGACACCCCCACCGGTGCGTGGTGGAA
This window encodes:
- a CDS encoding HAD family hydrolase; amino-acid sequence: MRCDAISFDLDETLIDYSVSSVRALEAIGGRPSDLPRWYEASARADREMNRGALPAAEYDDERIGRFHAACHGRSPSASELRDLVDRRRDAVLTHVRLFPDAVRFLASVRAHGITCVAVSNSFAVLREDIVRRLGLETHLTHVTYCGDGVHRKPAKEAFADGLAALGGADAVVHIGDEYEADIVGAGNAGLQGVHVNRSGGRCAHAGTCVTSLDLPLERRENGLHLGAVTGPRQGYRRPAPAAPAESPGRTPRSPAFRPTTHHPEECSS
- a CDS encoding aminotransferase class I/II-fold pyridoxal phosphate-dependent enzyme, with product MLGEYAITGGRAADIAASVERGVSSGELLPGVALPPMRELAAELGVNPNTVAAAYRILRERGLIETDGRRGSHVRAKPATLAREAIRTELPPGVRDIATGNPDPALLPSLTEALAAAARRYAGRQGRYGDEPVVPELEDAARAAFGADGLPDGPVALASGALDAIERLLSAHLRPGDAVAVEDPGWAGLLDLIPAMRLKVLPVALDDDGPLPESVAAALGRGARALIVTDRAQNPTGAVLTAERATALRELLAHHPDVLVIDDDHGHAIVHQPLHTLAGATRSWASVRSVAKAYGPDLRLALFTADRVTADRVQGRFQLGPGWVSKLLQYAVVDLWERGTHDTAAVARSYGTRRDALIAALGERGVAARGRSGLNVWVPVADETGAVARLQAAGWAVAPGARFRVASSPAVRLTVSQVDVSEMERLADAVADAVRPGPGTRYA
- a CDS encoding ATP-grasp domain-containing protein gives rise to the protein MRYLVLNRTPLTTGLRFPDWIGTEDEAVLLTDTAAVSTDPRERTAQLAGYVHVEFIDDFHFNPLVESLALAMHRRSAFDRVLALSEFDILRAARLRELFGAPGQDVACATAFRDKLEMKRILSGAGVPLARYAPVSNLADLVGFVESNGYPIVVKPRRGGGSMDVHVLRGEQDIDPLLASHRDLGTDDGAQLIAEQYIEHELLHVDGIVLGGEIRLLWASTQGDSTCLDIKEGHALHSCLMDPEDELLAPAQELTRRALAALPTPDTSIFHAEIFLTGDGRMVFNEVASRMGGGMIEDVLKLGFGVFLPEVMVRFLSGHQPLDVPAAPLRIAGLSLFPPRPGTLVEIPEECPVPGITQYRRYAEPGTELALAKLSVEKIGAVLATGDSRKEVEAALLDAQAWFERSTVIRPTGEPDLAP
- a CDS encoding ATP-grasp domain-containing protein, producing MTLMILHTRNASRRKHLAKAAETAHALGHRAIVVVEEPSWELEYVDAVYSAPTGNLEATVARCLEIAKEESEPISGVIAFVEHSVPAAAAVAEALGLPYISSETATKSRDKLSMREAFSSVGVSQPRFALATSVEEAQKAAETIEYPLVMKPIIGGGSMFVRRVDTPEELAEHFEEIRKGAWAGFDYDPLFFLKSRYSEGILLEEFLVGNEISVESYVQNGETVVVAVHDKPTPMDGPFFEETFYATPTVLTGETLEKVKKYTALAHQGLGITQGATHTEYRVSPAGEPYILETGARLGGGPVYQSVLLSTGIDMVEVLTKVSLGQTVDVFVNSENARHVGFSLHFGEQPGELAAVEGIDTLEADETVSEVMIYSQIGDAIDVPPRVWQAHGHVIFTGASRDDILEKQRQVNEVLRFQVR
- a CDS encoding MFS transporter; this encodes MIETLRLARRTPGCLMLLIGNFAVAFGSNIVIPFLAVYLTREQHLSPVVVAMAITVKFWSQQGLSMLGGWIADRTGPVAAMCGGLLVRAVSYLLLLAASGSVQVVAACALLGLGGAIYVPASKAALVRLLGTGEQLRTVFALRSTANNVGCAVGPLVGSLLLLFADPRVGFVVTSAIYVALALLLLRLRSLAGAEEPAGENADTPAGAGGAAASTDRRKLAWVLACAFAFGFCYIQLEYALPVFTGSVQSSSLVGVLFTVNAIAVVLLQVPLNQYTSRISSSALVICGALLFMTTSFAAASTGSVGGLVASVLLFSAAEVLIDPRIDSEMANTVPAHRRGMAFGFIGTAMAVGGACANGLAALLSTDEGAPERQFWLWLVALSAGFAAILYVASFATRHRAGVKAGRETNAAAPV
- a CDS encoding asparaginase, whose translation is MSSAPTDAVYRGGVPIAETVRSGFTESFHRGSVAVTDSSGTLIAGVGDAVSPVFPRSAIKPVLAVAMLRAGWKPCDEAELAVASASHCGEPMHVERVEKILADAGLDGDALRCPPDLPMDPAASRAIVAAGGEARRVYMTCSGKHAAMVATCAVNGWDTGTYLEPGHPLQRHAASVIEELTGETIVATGVDGCGVPIFAVGLTGLARAMTRLVEAPEGTDERAVADAMRAHPRLVEGTGRTDVLAMEAVPGLLAKFGAEGLHLLAAPGAGAVAVKVDDGANRASMPVALAAFTTLGHLTVPPSAQEAVAKLIRPEIQGGGRRVGHIRTLL